Proteins from a single region of Caloramator sp. E03:
- a CDS encoding ABC transporter ATP-binding protein — protein sequence MITIQNLSKSYGKNKVKALDGINLEVKKGEIFGFLGPNGAGKTTTIKLITGILKMDEGNIFVNGMSIKDNPIEVKKQIGFVPDNPEIFNRLTGIEYLNFIADVYEMGKEERKTNILKLAKEFEIEGVLEESIGSYSHGMKQKLVLIGALMHNPPLWILDEPMVGLDPKAAFTLKNMMREHADKGNTVFFSTHVLDVAEKICDRIGIIKGGKIIIVGTVEELKNKKHEESLEKLFLELIENE from the coding sequence ATGATAACAATACAAAATTTATCAAAAAGTTATGGAAAAAATAAAGTAAAAGCTCTTGATGGCATTAATCTTGAAGTTAAAAAAGGAGAGATATTTGGATTTTTAGGGCCTAACGGTGCAGGTAAAACAACAACTATAAAACTTATTACTGGTATATTAAAGATGGATGAAGGAAATATTTTTGTAAATGGAATGAGTATAAAGGATAATCCAATTGAAGTTAAAAAGCAAATAGGTTTTGTTCCTGATAATCCTGAAATTTTTAATAGGCTAACAGGAATTGAATATTTGAATTTTATTGCAGATGTTTATGAAATGGGAAAAGAGGAAAGAAAAACTAATATTTTAAAGCTTGCGAAGGAATTTGAAATAGAGGGTGTTTTAGAGGAAAGTATAGGCAGCTACTCCCATGGTATGAAACAAAAGCTTGTTTTAATAGGAGCATTGATGCATAATCCTCCCCTTTGGATTCTTGATGAACCAATGGTAGGTCTTGATCCTAAAGCAGCTTTTACACTAAAAAATATGATGAGAGAACATGCGGATAAAGGTAATACAGTTTTCTTTTCAACCCATGTCCTTGATGTTGCAGAAAAAATTTGTGATAGAATTGGCATTATAAAGGGAGGGAAAATAATTATTGTTGGTACAGTAGAAGAGCTTAAGAATAAAAAGCATGAGGAATCTCTTGAAAAATTGTTTTTGGAGTTGATAGAAAATGAGTAA
- a CDS encoding VCBS repeat-containing protein: protein MYSLSPYRLNNSFSDKIYVIDFKQGDINGDLIEDNVFLLGQKIFDDNSNYIGNITLIIQDGRTNKFHTIMPKQNSGYNPTIFLGNFTDNNRNDILISIDSGGSGGLAYYYIYSFINNTFIKIFDYEEFNKKYNYKVTYLDFYQVIVIGSNSQKYTIDIKYKGKEYLSEIYDSKGKLKEPIEGWVNPLGGLYPVDFDRDGIFDLYAMQRIAGRYNADSLGYVQTSLKWKEKDFAPFFQTVGIFG from the coding sequence ATGTATTCTTTATCTCCCTATAGATTAAACAATTCTTTCTCCGATAAAATATATGTAATTGATTTTAAGCAAGGGGATATAAATGGAGACCTTATTGAAGATAATGTCTTTCTTTTAGGGCAAAAAATTTTTGATGATAATAGTAATTATATTGGTAATATAACTTTAATTATTCAAGATGGCAGAACTAATAAATTTCATACTATCATGCCAAAACAAAATTCCGGTTATAATCCAACAATATTTTTAGGAAATTTCACAGATAATAATAGAAATGACATATTAATTAGTATAGATTCAGGGGGAAGCGGTGGGCTTGCATACTATTATATTTATTCTTTCATTAATAATACGTTTATAAAAATATTCGATTATGAAGAGTTTAACAAAAAATATAATTATAAAGTGACATACCTCGACTTTTATCAGGTAATCGTTATAGGCAGTAACTCTCAAAAATATACTATAGATATAAAATATAAAGGGAAAGAATATTTGTCAGAAATATATGATTCTAAGGGAAAATTAAAAGAGCCAATTGAAGGATGGGTAAATCCCCTTGGAGGGCTGTACCCTGTTGACTTTGACAGGGATGGAATCTTTGATCTTTACGCAATGCAAAGAATTGCGGGAAGATATAACGCAGATTCATTAGGATATGTTCAAACGTCTTTAAAATGGAAAGAAAAAGATTTTGCTCCATTTTTTCAGACTGTCGGTATATTCGGATAA
- a CDS encoding ISL3 family transposase — translation MLKYNFINNLLNLKDVFVKNVVNKDDFIEIFVETKKKPHVCPVCGYTTSKVHDYRKQRIKDVPIQFKKTFIILRKRRLVCSECGKRFYEKLDFLPRYHRMTNRLSFFIINELSNVNSMKHVSLKANVSTHTVKRIFDTVSYTAYSLPEVISIDEFKGNSGGSKYHCILVDPVNHKVIDIIKDRRFHILSDYFRNFKNRDKVKYVVIDMWSQYADIAKTYFKNATIIIDKFHFMRYNTWAIENVRKRIQKNMDKKLRRYYKKSRKLILARKDSLDEDSKRQLEIMLLYNDELRHAHYLKESFYKISDARSASEAKILLKEWIEIARKSGIKEYISCAETLSRWFKEIVNSFDVPYTNGCVEGFNNKIKVIKRNAFGFRNFNRFRNRILHCCK, via the coding sequence GTGCTTAAGTATAATTTTATCAACAATTTACTAAACTTAAAAGATGTTTTTGTAAAAAACGTTGTTAATAAAGATGATTTTATTGAGATATTTGTTGAAACTAAAAAGAAACCACATGTTTGTCCAGTTTGTGGCTATACTACATCTAAAGTTCATGATTACAGAAAACAAAGAATTAAAGATGTACCCATTCAGTTTAAAAAAACTTTTATCATTCTTAGAAAAAGGAGATTAGTATGCTCAGAATGCGGTAAGCGCTTTTATGAAAAGCTAGATTTTCTTCCACGCTATCATAGAATGACAAACCGCTTATCTTTCTTCATAATTAACGAACTATCTAATGTTAATAGCATGAAGCATGTTTCCTTAAAAGCCAATGTTTCCACCCATACTGTAAAACGCATTTTTGATACTGTTAGTTATACTGCGTATTCTTTGCCTGAAGTTATATCTATTGATGAATTTAAAGGTAATTCTGGTGGCTCAAAATATCACTGTATATTAGTTGATCCTGTTAATCATAAAGTAATTGATATTATTAAAGATAGACGATTTCATATCCTTTCGGATTACTTTAGAAATTTTAAAAACAGGGATAAGGTAAAATATGTAGTTATTGATATGTGGAGTCAATATGCTGACATTGCTAAAACATACTTTAAAAATGCAACTATCATCATAGATAAGTTCCACTTTATGCGCTACAACACCTGGGCTATAGAAAACGTTAGAAAGCGCATTCAAAAGAATATGGATAAGAAACTAAGGCGATATTACAAAAAAAGTCGAAAACTCATTCTTGCTAGAAAAGATTCCTTAGATGAAGACTCTAAGAGACAACTTGAAATTATGCTTTTATACAATGATGAATTAAGACATGCCCATTACCTTAAGGAATCCTTTTACAAAATTTCAGATGCAAGGTCTGCTTCTGAAGCAAAAATATTACTAAAGGAATGGATTGAGATAGCAAGAAAAAGCGGTATAAAAGAATATATTTCATGTGCAGAAACTTTAAGCAGGTGGTTTAAGGAAATAGTTAATTCCTTTGATGTTCCTTATACGAATGGATGTGTTGAAGGTTTTAACAACAAGATTAAAGTTATTAAAAGAAATGCGTTTGGGTTCAGAAATTTTAACAGGTTTAGAAATAGAATTCTGCATTGTTGCAAGTAA
- a CDS encoding TIGR00266 family protein, translating into MPYAHEVDYKIYGDDMQFVEVELDEGESVVAEAGAFMMMTDGIKMETIFGDGSSRDSNDSGFMGKLFNAGKRILTGESLFMTMFTNAGYGKQKVAFAAPYPGKIIPIDLREYNGKLICQKDAFLCAAKGVSISIEFVKRLGAGFFGGEGFIMQRLEGDGKAFLHAGGTIIKKELSAGERLRVDTGCLVAMTGNVDYNIEYVGNIKTAFFGGEGLFYATLRGPGTVWVQSLPFSRLADRIYHAAPHTGGSRKDEGNVFNMFGGIGNLFDGD; encoded by the coding sequence ATGCCTTATGCCCATGAAGTAGATTATAAGATTTATGGCGATGACATGCAGTTTGTTGAGGTAGAGCTTGATGAAGGTGAGAGCGTAGTCGCTGAAGCTGGAGCTTTTATGATGATGACAGATGGTATAAAGATGGAGACAATATTTGGGGACGGTTCTTCAAGAGATAGCAATGATAGTGGATTTATGGGAAAATTATTTAATGCAGGCAAAAGAATACTAACAGGGGAGAGCCTTTTTATGACCATGTTTACTAACGCAGGTTATGGAAAGCAGAAAGTAGCCTTTGCTGCACCTTACCCAGGAAAGATAATACCAATTGATCTTAGAGAATACAATGGAAAATTAATTTGTCAAAAGGATGCCTTTTTGTGTGCTGCAAAGGGTGTTTCAATATCAATTGAGTTTGTTAAAAGGCTTGGGGCTGGTTTCTTTGGAGGAGAAGGTTTTATAATGCAAAGGCTTGAAGGTGATGGCAAGGCATTTTTACATGCAGGAGGTACCATAATAAAAAAGGAGCTGTCTGCTGGTGAAAGGTTAAGAGTGGATACAGGGTGCCTCGTTGCTATGACAGGAAATGTTGATTATAATATAGAGTATGTTGGGAATATTAAAACGGCATTCTTTGGAGGAGAAGGACTATTTTATGCTACTTTAAGAGGTCCTGGGACAGTATGGGTACAATCACTTCCTTTTAGCAGGCTCGCTGATAGAATATATCATGCAGCACCCCATACAGGGGGAAGCCGCAAGGATGAGGGAAATGTTTTTAATATGTTTGGAGGAATAGGAAATCTATTTGACGGAGATTAA
- a CDS encoding putative ABC transporter permease subunit yields MSKALSLAKIYISSTYGIKRFFRNLKYNKKDALKSVGLFFLILFSLSSFFGIMLYSYIRMYDFLEKIDQQGLIVTISIIFASFFTFILGMITVITGYFMNQEGDIILSLPLRKRDILLAKYINSYVTELIASAVVMGIGLGVYGVKSNEGILFYFTLVVTSLLVPIIPLALCYFIVIPLMKIGNLTKKKDLLMILSGLLVLPFAIGYQYLINKVLVNNNPQYLIEFLTKQNGLIDVFGRVYYPSILLSKGILGYDTSQGILYIIAFFILSLALVYLLLISMSKIYYSSIIGGNEINKKYNKLNKNENNKMFKSRGIISTLLLREIKLMNREPIYLLNGPLVIFLLPVMMYFVLFFNRESMKEITVLLSNKDIVKHIGIYGGIIILFLGISTSITSTCISREGKGFYFLKSLPIKAEQLILAKLLHGAIFGGIGGIMVCSLMAYFKIPIISIIIAFLIGNILLFDFYIIGIIIDLKWPKLNWDSPQKAMKQNINPVIPILLSMGVMGVSFAVISKIKVSSSVLEMVYMGISGIILIVLYIYLKRNINDMIDNIV; encoded by the coding sequence ATGAGTAAAGCTTTAAGCCTTGCTAAAATATATATAAGTTCAACTTATGGAATAAAAAGATTTTTTAGAAATTTAAAATATAATAAGAAGGATGCATTAAAATCTGTAGGGTTATTTTTTCTTATATTGTTTTCACTATCAAGCTTTTTTGGAATAATGTTATATTCTTATATAAGAATGTATGATTTTTTAGAAAAAATAGACCAACAGGGATTAATAGTAACTATATCAATAATTTTTGCAAGTTTTTTCACTTTTATATTAGGCATGATAACAGTTATAACAGGATACTTTATGAATCAGGAAGGAGATATCATACTTTCTCTGCCTTTAAGAAAAAGGGATATACTGCTTGCAAAATATATAAACTCATATGTAACTGAGCTTATTGCATCTGCTGTTGTTATGGGAATAGGACTTGGAGTATATGGCGTAAAATCTAATGAAGGAATTTTATTTTACTTTACATTAGTTGTAACATCTCTTTTAGTTCCTATAATTCCTTTAGCCTTATGCTATTTTATAGTTATTCCTTTGATGAAGATAGGCAATCTAACTAAAAAGAAGGATTTACTTATGATATTGAGTGGATTGCTGGTTCTTCCCTTTGCAATAGGATACCAATATTTAATTAATAAAGTTCTTGTTAATAATAATCCACAGTATTTAATAGAATTTCTTACAAAACAAAATGGGCTTATTGATGTTTTTGGAAGAGTTTATTATCCTTCAATATTATTAAGCAAAGGAATTTTAGGATATGATACCTCTCAGGGAATATTATACATCATTGCTTTTTTCATTTTATCGTTAGCTTTAGTGTATCTACTTTTGATTTCAATGTCTAAAATATATTACAGCAGTATAATAGGGGGCAATGAAATAAATAAAAAATATAATAAACTAAATAAAAACGAAAATAATAAAATGTTTAAAAGCAGAGGCATTATAAGTACACTTCTTTTAAGAGAAATAAAGCTTATGAACAGGGAACCAATATATTTATTAAATGGGCCTCTTGTTATATTTCTACTTCCTGTAATGATGTATTTTGTATTATTTTTTAATAGAGAGAGTATGAAAGAAATAACGGTATTGCTTTCTAATAAAGATATAGTAAAACATATTGGTATATATGGCGGGATAATAATCCTGTTTTTGGGAATTTCAACCTCAATAACATCAACATGCATATCAAGGGAGGGAAAAGGTTTTTACTTTTTAAAGTCCCTTCCTATAAAAGCAGAACAGCTTATTTTAGCTAAACTTCTTCACGGGGCTATATTTGGAGGAATAGGTGGCATTATGGTATGCAGTTTAATGGCGTATTTTAAAATACCAATTATAAGCATAATTATTGCCTTTTTAATTGGTAATATTCTTCTTTTTGATTTTTATATTATTGGCATAATCATAGATTTAAAATGGCCGAAACTTAATTGGGATAGCCCTCAAAAAGCCATGAAACAGAATATAAATCCAGTTATACCTATATTGCTTTCAATGGGGGTTATGGGTGTATCTTTTGCCGTAATAAGTAAAATCAAAGTTTCCTCAAGTGTGTTAGAAATGGTTTATATGGGCATTTCAGGCATAATATTAATTGTTCTATATATCTATTTAAAAAGGAATATAAATGATATGATTGATAATATAGTATAA